A window of Kribbella voronezhensis genomic DNA:
AGATCCCCGGCGTACTGGATGACCTGTACGCCGGGTCGGCGGCCGGACGCTCGTACGGCGTGACGTGGCGCGGCGGGGTGCCGCGGTTCACCTTGTGGGCGCCGACCGCGCAGAGCGTCGTCCTGCTCATCGGCTCGCAACGCGTTCCCCTGAAGGCGAACTCGGACGGCTCATGGTCCGTGGACGGCCGGAGATCATGGGAGAGCGCTCTCTACCGTTTCGAGGTCAAGGTCTTCGCGCCGACCACGGCCAAGGTGGAGACCAACGTGGTGACGGATCCGTACTCCGTGGCGCTCACCACCGACTCGACGTACTCCGTGGCGGTGGATCTCGACAGCGCCGCGGGGAAGCCCGCCCTCTGGGCGAGGACTCCGTCGCCGAAGCTCGCTCGCGGTGTGGACTCGACGATCTACGAGCTGCACGTGCGCGACTTCTCGATCAGTGACCCGACCGTGCCGGCCGCGCATCGCGGCACCTATCTCGCCTTTGCCGACGAGGGCAACGGCACGAAGCACCTGCGAGCGCTGGCCGCGGCCGGGCTCAACACCGTGCACCTGTTGCCGACCTTCGACATCGCGAGCATCCCGGAGAGCGCTCACTCGGATCCCGCCTGCGATCTCAAGTCGTACCCGCCGGACTCGGAGCAGCAGCAAGCCTGTGTCGCCGCTGTCGCCGCCACCGACGGGTTCAACTGGGGTTACGACCCGTACCACTGGCTCGCGCCGGAGGGTTCTTATGCGACGGCGGCTGCCCGGGACGGGCTGGCGCGAGTTGCGGAGTTCCGCACGATGGTCGGTGGGCTGCACAAGTCGGGGCTGCGCGTAGTACTGGACCAGGTCTACAACCACACCCCGGCCGCCGGGCAGGCTCCGACGTCGGTGCTCGACAAGGTTGTCCCCGGCTACTACCAGCGGCTGAACGCTGTCGGCGGAGTGGAGAACTCGACCTGCTGCAGCAACGTCGCCACCGAGCACACGATGGCCGAGAAGATCATGGTCGACTCGACCGTGTCGTGGGCGAAGAACTACCGAGTCGACGGCTTCCGGTTCGACCTGATGGGCCACCACAGCAAGGCGAATCTGCTCAAGGTGCGTTCCGCGCTGGACAAGCTGACCCTCGCGCACGACGGTGTCGACGGCAAGAAGATCTACCTGTACGGCGAGGGCTGGAACTTCGGTGAGGTGGCGGACAACGCTCTCTTCGTCCAGGCCTCCCAGGGCAACCTCGGCGGTACCGGGATCGGCACGTTCTCGGACCGGATGCGGGACGCGGTGCGCGGTGGCGGTCCGTTCGACGACGACCCGCGCGTCCAGGGTTTCGGCTCCGGCGCCGCGAGCGACCCCAACGGTGCTGCCGTGAACGGTACGCCGGCCGAGCAGGCGAAGCGGCTCGCTCATGACACCGACCTGGTGCAGCTCGGGCTCGCGGGCAACCTCCGCTCGTTCACGTTCCACTCGGCCGACGGCGGCGCCGTCGTACGGGGTGACGGGGTCGACTACAACGGCTCGCCTGCGGGTTATGCGGATCAGCCGGACGAGGTGATCAGCTATGTCGATGCCCACGACAACGAAACGCTGTGGGACTCGCTGACGTACAAGCTGCCCGCTGGATTGCCGATGGCGGACCGGGTCCGGATGAACACGTTGTCGCTGGCAACCACTGCGCTTGCCCAGACCCCGTCGTTCTGGCACGCCGGCGCCGACCTGCTCCGCAGCAAGTCACTCGACCGCAACTCCTACAACTCCGGCGACTGGTTCAACACCCTCGACTGGACGGGCGCCGACAACGGGTTCGGCCACGGCCTCCCGCCGAAGGCCGACAACGAAGCCAAGTGGCCGTTCATGAAGCCGCTCCTGGCCAACCCGGCGCTCAAGCCGACGGCCGCGGACGTGGCGACGGCGTCCGCCGCGGCCGCCGACCTCCTCAAGCTGCGCTTCTCCACCCCGTTGTTCCGCCTCGGCTCAGCGGACCTCATCAACCAGAAGGTCAGCTTCCCCCTCAGCGGCACCCCCGCAGCCGTCCCCGGAGTCGTCACCATGCACATCGACGACACCACCGGCCCGGACATCGACCCGTCGTTGAATGGCGCCCTGGTCATCTTCAACACCACCGGGTCACCCGTGACCCAACAACTCCCATCCCTGACCGGCACCGCCTTCACCCTCTCCCCCATCCAGGCAACCGGCTCGGATTCCGTCGTCAAACAAACCACCTGGACCACCGCGACGGGCACAGCAACAATCCCCGCCCGCACGGTCGCGGTGCTGCTCCAGCACTAACGTCCACCGGTCTCCGCGTCGTTGCTGTCACCAACGACGCGGAGACGGGGGCATCACGCGTTGCGCCGACCAGCGAGCTGACCAGGCGCTCGTACTGCAGTTCCCCGGTCAGCTGACCTCGAGCGGCCGACGTGAGAGGCGCGAAGCGCGTCCGTAGTACTAAGGGACTCGGACGACGAGGGCGTGGGGGTCTACGGTGGCGGTGAGGGTGGTGCCGGCCGGGATTTCGTCGCCGTCGAGTTCGCGGCGGACGGGGTGGGTGGTGCGGAGCTGGATGGTGCGGCCGGTGAAGCGTTCGATGTGGCGGCCTTCCTGGATCGACTTGATCACCAGGCTCAGCGCCAGGCGGGGCCAGTGGGTCAGCCGGCGTGGCGCCAGGATGACCAGGTCGATCAGGTTGTCGTCCGGGAGGGCGTCGGGCAGCAGTGGGATGTTCGCCTGCAGCGTGCCGACGTTGCCGATCACAACCGTGCGGGCACGGCGGGTGATCGGCGGTCGCTCGTCGATGGTGATCTCGACCTTGACGAACGGGTGGTTGAGGTTCTTCAGCGTGGAGACGATGTACGCCGCCCAGCCCACGTGTTTCTTGAGGTCCTCCGGGGCGTCGGCGATGATCGCGGCGTCCAGGCCGAGGCCGGCCATCACCATGAAGCGGTCGGTGCCGAGTTCGTCACCCTCGACCTGCACGCTGTCGATCCGGCGCTCCGATCCGCCCAGTACTTCGGACAGCGCGGTGTCGAGGTCGAGCGAGATGCCCAGGTTGCGGGCGAGCAGGTTGCCGGTGCCGGTGGGCAGGACGGCGACCGGGATCGCCGTCCGGGCCAGTTCGCCACAAACCACGCGGACCGTGCCGTCGCCGCCGGCGATCACGACGAGGTCGACCGTCTCGTCGATCGCGCGGCGGGCCATGGTGACGCCGGCGTCGTCCTCGGTCGTCTCGAGCCACAGCGTGTTCTCGAAGTCGTGCTTGGTGAGGGCGGCGTCGACGGTCGACTGGAAGTCTTCCGGCACTTTGACCGGGTTCAGGATTACTGCGGCTCGCAAGAGTTTGTCCGTCCGGGGAGATAGCGTCTGAGGAATGAGCAGCCTTCCATGGAGTACCCCAGAAGCCCAGGGTCTAGCCACCGC
This region includes:
- a CDS encoding diacylglycerol/lipid kinase family protein, which encodes MRAAVILNPVKVPEDFQSTVDAALTKHDFENTLWLETTEDDAGVTMARRAIDETVDLVVIAGGDGTVRVVCGELARTAIPVAVLPTGTGNLLARNLGISLDLDTALSEVLGGSERRIDSVQVEGDELGTDRFMVMAGLGLDAAIIADAPEDLKKHVGWAAYIVSTLKNLNHPFVKVEITIDERPPITRRARTVVIGNVGTLQANIPLLPDALPDDNLIDLVILAPRRLTHWPRLALSLVIKSIQEGRHIERFTGRTIQLRTTHPVRRELDGDEIPAGTTLTATVDPHALVVRVP